From the genome of Holophagales bacterium:
GCGACCCGGAGCGTCGCCCGGACCGGCCTCTCCCGAGGACCTCCCCTCCATCGAACGCAGCGAGGAGGTCCAGGCCCGCGCCGTGAGGCTCGGCTCGGCCGTGCACGAAGCGATGGAGCTCCTCCTCGACCCGGAGCGCGTCCCTCCCTCCTCCGCCGAGGATGCGGTCGCCGCCACGTTGCCCGCCCTCGATCCGGCCGGAGTGGCCGAGGCCGTCTCGCTCGTGGAGCGCCTCCTCGCCCACCCCGTCGTGGCCCGCGCCCGCGCCTCGCGCCGCCGCTTCGTCGAGCTGCCGGTCCTCTTCCGGGACGATGCGCTCGAGGGCTCACCCCTCGTCGAGGGAAAGATCGACCTCCTCTTCGAGGAAGACGACGGCTGGGTGGTCGTCGACTGGAAGACCGACAGGGTCTCGACGGCCGCCGCGCGCGCCGAGCGGGAAGCTCTCTACACCCCGCAGCTCGCGAGCTACGCCCGGGCCCTCACCGCCGTCCTCGGACCAGGCACGATCGTCAAGGAGATGGTCCTCGCCTTCGCCCGGGGCTGAAGGGCCTGAGAGCCTCAGCGGCCCGACGTCTCCTCCGGGAGCTTGCCCTGGTGCTTGATGACGAGCCCTTCGGCGATGAAGATCGTCTCCTCTGCGACGTTCGTCGCCAGGTCCGCGACGCGCTCGAGGTTCTTCGAGATCGACATGATCTCGATCGACCGGCTGATGAGCGCCGGGTTCTCGGCCATGTAGGTCAGGAGCTCGCGGATGAGCGAGAGGTTCTTGGCGTCGACGATGTCGTCGCGCAGGACGACGTCCTTGGCCAGCGCCGTGTCGCGCCGCACGAAGGCGTCGAGAGCGTCGCGCAGCATTCCGCGGACGACCTCGGCCATGTGCGGGATGTCGATCCACGGCTTGAAGGGCTTCGCCCCCGCGAGCCGCTCGGCCGCCTCTGCGATGTTCACCGCGTGGTCGCCGATCCGTTCGAGGTCCGCGTTGA
Proteins encoded in this window:
- the phoU gene encoding phosphate signaling complex protein PhoU, with the translated sequence MKEHFTELLEQLRRQLIGMGAEVESQIRVAVEALIEGDAGKARGVCERDAVIDDLEVKNEEAMIHLLATQQPVASDLRLLVASVRINADLERIGDHAVNIAEAAERLAGAKPFKPWIDIPHMAEVVRGMLRDALDAFVRRDTALAKDVVLRDDIVDAKNLSLIRELLTYMAENPALISRSIEIMSISKNLERVADLATNVAEETIFIAEGLVIKHQGKLPEETSGR